Part of the Bacillus cabrialesii genome is shown below.
GAATATTCCGAATCTGATTCACACAAAGCGGGAACAACTCAAAGCTGATGCCGGCTTAACTGAAGAAGAGCTCCGCCTCAAGCTGGAGGAAGCAAGACAGCGGCTCTTGAAGACACGAGAAGAAAGAACCTATCCGCATGTCGATGATAAGGTGCTGACGTCATGGAACGCGCTGATGATCGCGGGTCTCGCCAAAGCGGCAAAGGTATACGAGGAACCGAAATATCTCAGCTTAGCAAAAGACGCTATCACATTTATTGAAAACCATTTAATCATCGATGGCCGTGTGATGGTCCGGTATCGAGACGGCGAAGTGAAAAACAAAGGCTTTATCGACGATTACGCTTTTCTCTTATGGGCTTATCTCGATCTCTATGAAGCTTCGTTTGATCTTTCTTATTTAGAAAAAGCGAAGAAGCTGACACACGATATGATCAGCTTATTTTGGGACGAGGAGCATGGCGGATTCTATTTCACCGGACACGATGCAGAAGCCTTAATCGTCCGGGAAAAAGAAGTATACGACGGCGCCGTGCCTTCCGGAAACAGCGTGGCAGCTGTGCAGCTTCTCCGTCTCGGACAGATTACAGGCAACCTATCACTGATCGAAAAAGCGGAAACGATGTTCTCCGTGTTCAAGCCGGACATCGACGCGTATCCAAGCGGCCATGCTTTCTTTATGCAAAGCGTGTTAAAGCATGTGATGCCTAAAAAGGAAATCGTTATTTTTGGCAGCGCAGACGATCCAGCCAGAAAACAAATCATAGCTGCGCTTCAAAAAGCCTTTAAGCCCAACGACTCCATTTTGGTGGCAGAGCATCCTGATCAATGCAAAGACATTGCGCCATTCGCGGCAGACTACCGCATCATAGACGGCAAAACAACCGTGTATATTTGCGAAAACTTCGCCTGCCAGCAGCCGACAACAAATATCGAAGAAGCCATCCAAACGTTAATAAGCAGCAGGGATTAAGACCCTTGCTGCTTACTTTGTGATTTCTTGTGGTACCATAAAGCAATTCCCGCAAAAACAAGATTGACCGCTATTGTAAACAAAGCCTCCCACATCGTGTTCCCCCGCGTAACCGTAAATAAAGAGGGAATCCCTCCATACACACTGTTTTTTTCTGTGATAAACATACACAAAAACATATTATTCGCGGCGTGGGCGCCAAGAGATATTTCAATACTGCCTGTTTTAATCGTGTAATACGTCCACACAAAACCAAATGTTAAATACTCAATTCCTGCCCAGACAGCGCCATTGTTCATTTCTGGATTAGCAAAATGCAATACGCCAAACAAGCCACCGACAATCAATGTCAAAATAAGAGGGTTTTTTGTCACTCTCCCGAAAGCTTGAAGCAAAAATCCTCTGAAAAACAGTTCTTCCGCCGATGTTTGAATCGGAACCAAAATGACGGCCGCCGCTAACAGCCATATAAACCGTGAAGCATCAACATCTTGCATTGAATAGCTGTCAGGGTGAATCGCAAAATCAATCAATTGTACGGCGATCATCAGCAGGAAATAAGCAATAAAGCCAAAGAAAATTCTCCGCCAATTGATCTTTGCATTCGGCGTAATGACCGTTCGAAAAGGCCGCTTTAGAATAAAGCGCACAGCCAGCCATACTCCCGGAATCGCAAATAAATAAATGACATGAGACAAATAAAGATCGACCAGAGGATCACTCAGTACAGCTTCATCCAAATCGAACGTGATATCGGGATTCACAATAACCGTAAACAGTATAGCGAAAAGGTAAGCAATATTCCCGAATACATATAAACCTACCATCACCAAAAAGGCGAAAAAATATCTCCACAACGTATTGTTTCCTTCTATAGGACGGATAAATGAATTCATTTCTTCTATGTCTCTTCCTTTCAATGAGAATATTACTATATATTTGCATAAATTGGTCTATGAATCTACTGTTTTGGAAATCTTTTAAGCGAAATGAAAATATAAAGTGTGAATTTAGTTCTTCCATCTAGTGATTTGAACTCTGTCGCCAATGAATCAAGATACTTATAATATTTCCAAGAGAGAAGTTTTCAGTCTTTTCTTACTACTCAATAGGGGGGTTTTATATGAATACAATCTTCAGACAGAAGCATACACATCCTTTCTCAAACGCAGCGAATCGTTTAGACCGCCTTCCGATTTCACGTGTCCACTTTCAAGTATTAACCGCTCTCGGCATTGTTTATTTCTTTGATCTCGCAGATTTATTTACCCTCAGCAATGTAGCGCCGGCGCTGATCGAGCATTGGGGCATCCCGCTTTCAACCATTGCCAACGTAACGGCGGCCTCGTTTCTAGGCATGTTTTTAGGCGCATCACTGGGTGGAAGGCTGTCGGATCGAATCGGCCGCAAAAAAGCTTTAAATCTATTTGTTTTTGTTTTCTCAATCGCATCGCTATGCAATGCCGCAGCATGGGACGTCTCGTCTTTAATGACATTCCGTTTTCTCACCGGATTTGGTGTCGCAGCGGCCATGGTCATTACCAATAGCTATCTGGCGGAATTTTTCCCTTCCAGTGTCCGCGGAAAATATATTTCCTTCTGTGCCATGATTGGATTGATCGGCGTTCCGATCACTAATATTGTGTCTGCCTTTGTCATTCCACTCGGTTCATGGGGATGGCGGCTTGTATTTGTATGGGGTGCCGTCGGTCTTATTTATTTTTTCTTCATCCGCCGTCTGGAAGAGTCCCCTCGCTGGCATGAAAATCGGGGTGAATATGCGAAAGCTGATG
Proteins encoded:
- a CDS encoding CPBP family intramembrane glutamic endopeptidase, with protein sequence MNSFIRPIEGNNTLWRYFFAFLVMVGLYVFGNIAYLFAILFTVIVNPDITFDLDEAVLSDPLVDLYLSHVIYLFAIPGVWLAVRFILKRPFRTVITPNAKINWRRIFFGFIAYFLLMIAVQLIDFAIHPDSYSMQDVDASRFIWLLAAAVILVPIQTSAEELFFRGFLLQAFGRVTKNPLILTLIVGGLFGVLHFANPEMNNGAVWAGIEYLTFGFVWTYYTIKTGSIEISLGAHAANNMFLCMFITEKNSVYGGIPSLFTVTRGNTMWEALFTIAVNLVFAGIALWYHKKSQSKQQGS